The Nyctibius grandis isolate bNycGra1 chromosome 23, bNycGra1.pri, whole genome shotgun sequence genome contains a region encoding:
- the ERCC1 gene encoding DNA excision repair protein ERCC-1 isoform X4, with amino-acid sequence MEAPPLPAAGGDPPGGCAAAGGGPGALPPLPTLKPGAKSSSIIVSPRQRGNPVLRFVRNVPWEFGDIVADYVLGQSTCALFLSVPCPPSLRYHHLHPSYIHDRLRGLGRSFELRLLLLQVDVKDPHPALKDLAKVCVLADCTLLLAWSPEEAGRYLETYKAYEQKPPDLLKERVEQDFLSRMTDCLTSVKSVNKTDALSLLTAFGAKRLFDILHQPFLKVPK; translated from the exons ATGGAGGCtcccccgctccccgcggcTGGCGGTGACCCCCCAGGGGGGTGTGCAGCggccgggggcggccccggcgccctccccccgctccccacgCTCAAACCGGGCgccaagagcagcagcatcatCGTCAGCCCGCGGCAG cggGGGAACCCGGTGCTGCGGTTCGTCCGGAACGTGCCCTGGGAGTTCGGGGACATCGTCGCTGACTACGTGCTGGGCCAGAGCACCTGCGCGCTCTTCCTGAG tgtcccctgtccccccagcctGCGGTACCACCACCTCCACCCCAGTTACATCCACGACCGCCTGCGGGGCCTGGGCCGGAGCTTCGAGCTGCgtctcctgctgctccaggtGGACGTG AAGGACCCCCACCCTGCGCTGAAGGACCTGGCCAAGGTTTGCGTCCTGGCTGACTGCACCCTCCTGCTGGCCTGGAG ccccgaggAGGCCGGGCGCTACCTGGAGACCTACAAGGCCTACGAGCAGAAACCCCCCGACCTGCTGAAGGAGCGCGTGGAGCAGGACTTCCTCTCCCGG ATGACCGACTGCCTGACCAGTGTCAAATCGGTGAATAAGACGGACGCGCTCAGCCTCCTCACCGCCTTCGGG gccaaGCGGCTCTTCGACATCCTGCACCAGCCCTTCCTCAAGGTCCCCAAATGA
- the ERCC1 gene encoding DNA excision repair protein ERCC-1 isoform X2, which yields MEAPPLPAAGGDPPGGCAAAGGGPGALPPLPTLKPGAKSSSIIVSPRQRGNPVLRFVRNVPWEFGDIVADYVLGQSTCALFLSVPCPPSLRYHHLHPSYIHDRLRGLGRSFELRLLLLQVDVDPHPALKDLAKVCVLADCTLLLAWSPEEAGRYLETYKAYEQKPPDLLKERVEQDFLSRMTDCLTSVKSVNKTDALSLLTAFGSLAAMVDASREDLSLCPGVGPQKAKRLFDILHQPFLKVPK from the exons ATGGAGGCtcccccgctccccgcggcTGGCGGTGACCCCCCAGGGGGGTGTGCAGCggccgggggcggccccggcgccctccccccgctccccacgCTCAAACCGGGCgccaagagcagcagcatcatCGTCAGCCCGCGGCAG cggGGGAACCCGGTGCTGCGGTTCGTCCGGAACGTGCCCTGGGAGTTCGGGGACATCGTCGCTGACTACGTGCTGGGCCAGAGCACCTGCGCGCTCTTCCTGAG tgtcccctgtccccccagcctGCGGTACCACCACCTCCACCCCAGTTACATCCACGACCGCCTGCGGGGCCTGGGCCGGAGCTTCGAGCTGCgtctcctgctgctccaggtGGACGTG GACCCCCACCCTGCGCTGAAGGACCTGGCCAAGGTTTGCGTCCTGGCTGACTGCACCCTCCTGCTGGCCTGGAG ccccgaggAGGCCGGGCGCTACCTGGAGACCTACAAGGCCTACGAGCAGAAACCCCCCGACCTGCTGAAGGAGCGCGTGGAGCAGGACTTCCTCTCCCGG ATGACCGACTGCCTGACCAGTGTCAAATCGGTGAATAAGACGGACGCGCTCAGCCTCCTCACCGCCTTCGGG TCACTGGCGGCCATGGTGGACGCCTCCAGGGAGGATCTGTCCCTCTGCCCCGGCGTCGGGCCCCAGAAG gccaaGCGGCTCTTCGACATCCTGCACCAGCCCTTCCTCAAGGTCCCCAAATGA
- the LOC137673056 gene encoding annexin A11-like isoform X1 produces MEARVPAVPRARAVPVPSRVRGGDPLPAPRAGGGGPWGVPAPRCGSSAPPPTSAPRASRAARCRWTAASSSSRPVTVTVTGSSTGCGGCRGRVTVPFSWPLPPLLARWPAPPPLCGCLTVTQSFGPPPGVPVTVPVPDAPPAKRKRKKKMTKEAPEVPQVTPPGGAQGPGPPADTGVAPGELEVPKKKKHKRERPE; encoded by the exons ATGGAGG cccgtgTCCCCGCCGTCCCCAGGGCCCGCGCGGTTCCAGTGCCCTCCCGAGTTCGAGGCGGTgaccccctccccgccccccgcgctggggggggggggccctggggggtccctgcaCCGAGGTGTGGCTCATCCGCGCCCCCGCCGACTTCTGCCCCGAGAG CCTCGAGGGCTGCGCGGTGCCGCTGGACggctgccagcagctccagccgcCCGGTGACGGTGACAGTGACaggcagctctacaggctgcggggggtgccgggggagGGTGACAGTCCCCTTCTCCTGGCCCCTGCCTCCCCTGCTGGCCCGCTGGCCTGCGCCCCCCCCCCTCTGTGGCTGCCTCACCGTCACCCAGAGCTTCGGGCCACCCCCCGGCGTCCCCGTCACCGTCCCTGTGCCAGATGCGCCGCCggcaaagaggaagaggaagaagaagatgaCGAAGGAGGCGCCGGAGGTGCCCCAAGTGACACCCccggggggggcacagggaccgGGACCCCCCGCAGATACCGGGGTGGCCCCCGGGGAACTGGAGGTGCCCAAGAAGAAGAAGCACAAGCGGGAGAGGCCGGAGTGA
- the PPP1R13L gene encoding relA-associated inhibitor isoform X2, whose product MASEQLRSAQDLLDLTFQSLAMQHMDLKQVELDTAVAKVDELSRQLESLWTDGPGPPKEPYSPTRTRSPLGRRNLAPETPEFSGTPPSSPRPPHYLPAEDRAPSPRPKVLAVPYEGGRVPSPRPHRPYEFVGLGGSPRPGEGSLFFPEQVPSPRPPAPPPYEVHGLYPSITGPAGTYRAQDDLVIKRRPQKSWNESDLDVAYEKKPLGSGGYERTSEGQPGPRVSLALAPWRESSLDGAGAQGKDGAYGGHSATLPRNYKVSPLAGERRAEGAFRRSAPSTPVPRAWHFAQQPVSRIPVPPQTGRPPRHKPLPLSMIFKLQNAFWEQGAGRGRGLPLHPPAGPRAPQKQPQLPALPQAPPALPGGEGSGRPAPPEPLVPEGEPELERLLQGGEAEGLERPLSPTRLQPLLPPEAQRVPEFEEVARVLAEMPRPLKRRGSMEQNPGPVLPPTRTRQYQQLITRLLHRPARRDEPSAPGDAGTSPDLPPPTPVAPEARPSRHSPPPQSPSSPAPAPERRSALRDPSSPRRRPGARVRLNPLVLLLDAALTGELDVVQQAVAEDPSQPNEEGITALHNAICGANYGVVEFLIASGANVNSPDSHGWTPLHCAASCNDTGVCGALVRHGAAIFATTATDGSLAVEKCDPYREGYGDCYNYLSEVEQGMGVLNSGVVYALWDYSAALGDELSFREGEPVTILRRQPPEELDWWWGSLYGHEGYVPRNYFGLFPRVRPQRKKV is encoded by the exons ATGGCGAGCGAGCAGCTGCGCAGTGCCCAGGACCTGCTGGACCTGACCTTCCAGT CCCTGGCCATGCAGCACATGGACCTCAAGCAGGTGGAGCTGGACACGGCGGTGGCCAAAGTGGACGAACTCTCGCGGCAGCTCGAGTCCCTCTGGACCgacggccccggcccccccaaA gAGCCGTACAGCCCCACGCGGACCCGCTCCCCCCTCGGCCGCAGGAACTTGGCACCGGAGACCCCCGAATTctcggggaccccccccagttccccccggcccccccatTATCTCCCAGCAGAGGATCGGGCCCCTTCGCCCCGCCCCAAGGTGCTGGCGGTGCCCTACGAGGGGGGACGCGTCCCCTCCCCGCGTCCCCATCGGCCCTACGAGTTCGTGGGGCTCGGGGGGTCCCCTCGGCCGGGCGAGGGGTCCCTCTTCTTCCCCGAGCAGGTGCcctcgccccggccccccgcgcccccaCCCTACGAGGTCCACGGGCTGTACCCTTCCATCACCGGCCCCGCTGGCACCTACCGGGCGCAGG ATGACCTTGTCATCAAGCGGCGGCCGCAGAAGAGCTGGAACGAGTCCGACCTGGACGTGGCCTACGAGAAGAAACCCCTGGGCTCGGGGGGCTACGAGC gcaCCAGCGAGGGGCAGCCTGGCCCGCGGGTGTCCCTGGCGCTGGCACCCTGGCGGGAGTCGAGCCTGGATGGGGCCGGGGCGCAGGGCAAG gacgGTGCTTACGGGGGACACAGCGCCACGCTGCCCCGTAACTACAAGGTGTCCCCGTTGGCGGGCGAGCGGCGAGCCGAGGGTGCCTTTCGGCgctcagcacccagcacccccgtACCCCGCGCCTGGCACTTCGCCCAACAGCCCGTCTCCCGCATCCCCGTGCCCCCCCAGACGGGGCGACCCCCCCGCCACAAACCTCTGCCTCTCTCCATGATCTTCAAACTGCAAAACGCTTTTTGGGAAcaaggggctgggaggggtCGGGGGcttcccctgcacccccccgccggcccccgcgcACCCCAAAAACAGCCTCAGCTCCCGGCGCTGCCGCAGGCCCCCCCGGCGCTGCCTGGGGGCGAAG GATCGGGCCGCCCTGCACCCCCCGAGCCCCTCGTGCCAGAGGGGGAGCCCGAGCTGGAGCGGCTGCTGCAGGGGGGAGAGGCCGAGGGGCTGGAGCGGCCGCTGAGCCCCACGCggctccagcccctcctgccccccgaGGCCCAGCGGGTCCCCGAGTTCGAGGAGGTGGCCCGGGTGCTGGCCGAGATGCCGCGACCCCTCAAGCGCCGCGGCTCCATGGAGCAGAACCCGGGGCCGGTGCTGCCGCCCACCCGCACCCGCCAGTACCAGCAGCTCATCACCCGCCTCCTCCACCGCCCGGCTCGCCGCGACGAGCCCTCGGCCCCCGGTGACGCCGGCACCTCGCCTGACCTGCCACCCCCAACTCCGGTGGCACCCGAGGCCCGGCCGTCCCGCCACAGCCCCCCGCCGCAGTCTCCCAGCAGCCCCGCACCCGCCCCG GAGCGCCGCTCGGCCCTGCGGGACCCCTCGTCACCACGCCGGCGCCCCGGGGCCCGCGTGCGCCTCAACcccctggtgctgctgctggatgcGGCCCTGACCGGGGAGCTGGATGTGGTGCAGCAGGCGGTGGCTGAG gacccGAGCCAGCCCAACGAGGAGGGGATCACGGCGCTGCACAACGCCATCTGCGGCGCCAACTACGGCGTCGTGGAGTTCCTCATAGCCAGCGGCGCCAACGTCAACTCCCCGGACAGCCACGGCTG GACCCCGCTGCACTGCGCCGCCTCCTGCAACGACACGGGCGTGTGCGGGGCCCTGGTGCGCCACGGCGCCGCCATCTTCGCCACCACGGCCACCGACGGGAGCCTGGCTGTCGAGAAGTGTGACCCCTACCGGGAGGGCTACGGCGACTGCTACAACTACCTGAGCG AGGTGGAGCAGGGCATGGGGGTGCTGAACAGCGGGGTCGTGTACGCGCTGTGGGATTACAGCGCGGCGCTGGGGGACGAGCTGTCCTTCCGCGAGGGCGAGCCCGTCACCATCCTGCGGCGGCAGCCCCCCGAGGAGCTCGACTGGTGGTGGGGGTCCCTGTACGGCCACGAGGGCTACGTGCCCCGCAACTACTTCGGG ctcttccccaggGTGCGACCGCAGCGGAAGAAGGTCTGA
- the ERCC1 gene encoding DNA excision repair protein ERCC-1 isoform X1 codes for MEAPPLPAAGGDPPGGCAAAGGGPGALPPLPTLKPGAKSSSIIVSPRQRGNPVLRFVRNVPWEFGDIVADYVLGQSTCALFLSVPCPPSLRYHHLHPSYIHDRLRGLGRSFELRLLLLQVDVKDPHPALKDLAKVCVLADCTLLLAWSPEEAGRYLETYKAYEQKPPDLLKERVEQDFLSRMTDCLTSVKSVNKTDALSLLTAFGSLAAMVDASREDLSLCPGVGPQKAKRLFDILHQPFLKVPK; via the exons ATGGAGGCtcccccgctccccgcggcTGGCGGTGACCCCCCAGGGGGGTGTGCAGCggccgggggcggccccggcgccctccccccgctccccacgCTCAAACCGGGCgccaagagcagcagcatcatCGTCAGCCCGCGGCAG cggGGGAACCCGGTGCTGCGGTTCGTCCGGAACGTGCCCTGGGAGTTCGGGGACATCGTCGCTGACTACGTGCTGGGCCAGAGCACCTGCGCGCTCTTCCTGAG tgtcccctgtccccccagcctGCGGTACCACCACCTCCACCCCAGTTACATCCACGACCGCCTGCGGGGCCTGGGCCGGAGCTTCGAGCTGCgtctcctgctgctccaggtGGACGTG AAGGACCCCCACCCTGCGCTGAAGGACCTGGCCAAGGTTTGCGTCCTGGCTGACTGCACCCTCCTGCTGGCCTGGAG ccccgaggAGGCCGGGCGCTACCTGGAGACCTACAAGGCCTACGAGCAGAAACCCCCCGACCTGCTGAAGGAGCGCGTGGAGCAGGACTTCCTCTCCCGG ATGACCGACTGCCTGACCAGTGTCAAATCGGTGAATAAGACGGACGCGCTCAGCCTCCTCACCGCCTTCGGG TCACTGGCGGCCATGGTGGACGCCTCCAGGGAGGATCTGTCCCTCTGCCCCGGCGTCGGGCCCCAGAAG gccaaGCGGCTCTTCGACATCCTGCACCAGCCCTTCCTCAAGGTCCCCAAATGA
- the LOC137673056 gene encoding uncharacterized protein isoform X2, with protein MEGPARFQCPPEFEAVTPSPPPALGGGGPGGSLHRGVAHPRPRRLLPRESFGPPPGVPVTVPVPDAPPAKRKRKKKMTKEAPEVPQVTPPGGAQGPGPPADTGVAPGELEVPKKKKHKRERPE; from the exons ATGGAGG GGCCCGCGCGGTTCCAGTGCCCTCCCGAGTTCGAGGCGGTgaccccctccccgccccccgcgctggggggggggggccctggggggtccctgcaCCGAGGTGTGGCTCATCCGCGCCCCCGCCGACTTCTGCCCCGAGAG AGCTTCGGGCCACCCCCCGGCGTCCCCGTCACCGTCCCTGTGCCAGATGCGCCGCCggcaaagaggaagaggaagaagaagatgaCGAAGGAGGCGCCGGAGGTGCCCCAAGTGACACCCccggggggggcacagggaccgGGACCCCCCGCAGATACCGGGGTGGCCCCCGGGGAACTGGAGGTGCCCAAGAAGAAGAAGCACAAGCGGGAGAGGCCGGAGTGA
- the PPP1R13L gene encoding relA-associated inhibitor isoform X3, with the protein MASEQLRSAQDLLDLTFQSLAMQHMDLKQVELDTAVAKVDELSRQLESLWTDGPGPPKEPYSPTRTRSPLGRRNLAPETPEFSGTPPSSPRPPHYLPAEDRAPSPRPKVLAVPYEGGRVPSPRPHRPYEFVGLGGSPRPGEGSLFFPEQVPSPRPPAPPPYEVHGLYPSITGPAGTYRAQDDLVIKRRPQKSWNESDLDVAYEKKPLGSGGYERTSEGQPGPRVSLALAPWRESSLDGAGAQGKDGAYGGHSATLPRNYKVSPLAGERRAEGAFRRSAPSTPVPRAWHFAQQPVSRIPVPPQTGRPPRHKPLPLSMIFKLQNAFWEQGAGRGRGLPLHPPAGPRAPQKQPQLPALPQAPPALPGGEGSGRPAPPEPLVPEGEPELERLLQGGEAEGLERPLSPTRLQPLLPPEAQRVPEFEEVARVLAEMPRPLKRRGSMEQNPGPVLPPTRTRQYQQLITRLLHRPARRDEPSAPGDAGTSPDLPPPTPVAPEARPSRHSPPPQSPSSPAPAPLQDPSQPNEEGITALHNAICGANYGVVEFLIASGANVNSPDSHGWTPLHCAASCNDTGVCGALVRHGAAIFATTATDGSLAVEKCDPYREGYGDCYNYLSEVEQGMGVLNSGVVYALWDYSAALGDELSFREGEPVTILRRQPPEELDWWWGSLYGHEGYVPRNYFGLFPRVRPQRKKV; encoded by the exons ATGGCGAGCGAGCAGCTGCGCAGTGCCCAGGACCTGCTGGACCTGACCTTCCAGT CCCTGGCCATGCAGCACATGGACCTCAAGCAGGTGGAGCTGGACACGGCGGTGGCCAAAGTGGACGAACTCTCGCGGCAGCTCGAGTCCCTCTGGACCgacggccccggcccccccaaA gAGCCGTACAGCCCCACGCGGACCCGCTCCCCCCTCGGCCGCAGGAACTTGGCACCGGAGACCCCCGAATTctcggggaccccccccagttccccccggcccccccatTATCTCCCAGCAGAGGATCGGGCCCCTTCGCCCCGCCCCAAGGTGCTGGCGGTGCCCTACGAGGGGGGACGCGTCCCCTCCCCGCGTCCCCATCGGCCCTACGAGTTCGTGGGGCTCGGGGGGTCCCCTCGGCCGGGCGAGGGGTCCCTCTTCTTCCCCGAGCAGGTGCcctcgccccggccccccgcgcccccaCCCTACGAGGTCCACGGGCTGTACCCTTCCATCACCGGCCCCGCTGGCACCTACCGGGCGCAGG ATGACCTTGTCATCAAGCGGCGGCCGCAGAAGAGCTGGAACGAGTCCGACCTGGACGTGGCCTACGAGAAGAAACCCCTGGGCTCGGGGGGCTACGAGC gcaCCAGCGAGGGGCAGCCTGGCCCGCGGGTGTCCCTGGCGCTGGCACCCTGGCGGGAGTCGAGCCTGGATGGGGCCGGGGCGCAGGGCAAG gacgGTGCTTACGGGGGACACAGCGCCACGCTGCCCCGTAACTACAAGGTGTCCCCGTTGGCGGGCGAGCGGCGAGCCGAGGGTGCCTTTCGGCgctcagcacccagcacccccgtACCCCGCGCCTGGCACTTCGCCCAACAGCCCGTCTCCCGCATCCCCGTGCCCCCCCAGACGGGGCGACCCCCCCGCCACAAACCTCTGCCTCTCTCCATGATCTTCAAACTGCAAAACGCTTTTTGGGAAcaaggggctgggaggggtCGGGGGcttcccctgcacccccccgccggcccccgcgcACCCCAAAAACAGCCTCAGCTCCCGGCGCTGCCGCAGGCCCCCCCGGCGCTGCCTGGGGGCGAAG GATCGGGCCGCCCTGCACCCCCCGAGCCCCTCGTGCCAGAGGGGGAGCCCGAGCTGGAGCGGCTGCTGCAGGGGGGAGAGGCCGAGGGGCTGGAGCGGCCGCTGAGCCCCACGCggctccagcccctcctgccccccgaGGCCCAGCGGGTCCCCGAGTTCGAGGAGGTGGCCCGGGTGCTGGCCGAGATGCCGCGACCCCTCAAGCGCCGCGGCTCCATGGAGCAGAACCCGGGGCCGGTGCTGCCGCCCACCCGCACCCGCCAGTACCAGCAGCTCATCACCCGCCTCCTCCACCGCCCGGCTCGCCGCGACGAGCCCTCGGCCCCCGGTGACGCCGGCACCTCGCCTGACCTGCCACCCCCAACTCCGGTGGCACCCGAGGCCCGGCCGTCCCGCCACAGCCCCCCGCCGCAGTCTCCCAGCAGCCCCGCACCCGCCCCG ctgcaggacccGAGCCAGCCCAACGAGGAGGGGATCACGGCGCTGCACAACGCCATCTGCGGCGCCAACTACGGCGTCGTGGAGTTCCTCATAGCCAGCGGCGCCAACGTCAACTCCCCGGACAGCCACGGCTG GACCCCGCTGCACTGCGCCGCCTCCTGCAACGACACGGGCGTGTGCGGGGCCCTGGTGCGCCACGGCGCCGCCATCTTCGCCACCACGGCCACCGACGGGAGCCTGGCTGTCGAGAAGTGTGACCCCTACCGGGAGGGCTACGGCGACTGCTACAACTACCTGAGCG AGGTGGAGCAGGGCATGGGGGTGCTGAACAGCGGGGTCGTGTACGCGCTGTGGGATTACAGCGCGGCGCTGGGGGACGAGCTGTCCTTCCGCGAGGGCGAGCCCGTCACCATCCTGCGGCGGCAGCCCCCCGAGGAGCTCGACTGGTGGTGGGGGTCCCTGTACGGCCACGAGGGCTACGTGCCCCGCAACTACTTCGGG ctcttccccaggGTGCGACCGCAGCGGAAGAAGGTCTGA
- the ERCC1 gene encoding DNA excision repair protein ERCC-1 isoform X3, whose amino-acid sequence MEAPPLPAAGGDPPGGCAAAGGGPGALPPLPTLKPGAKSSSIIVSPRQRGNPVLRFVRNVPWEFGDIVADYVLGQSTCALFLSLRYHHLHPSYIHDRLRGLGRSFELRLLLLQVDVKDPHPALKDLAKVCVLADCTLLLAWSPEEAGRYLETYKAYEQKPPDLLKERVEQDFLSRMTDCLTSVKSVNKTDALSLLTAFGSLAAMVDASREDLSLCPGVGPQKAKRLFDILHQPFLKVPK is encoded by the exons ATGGAGGCtcccccgctccccgcggcTGGCGGTGACCCCCCAGGGGGGTGTGCAGCggccgggggcggccccggcgccctccccccgctccccacgCTCAAACCGGGCgccaagagcagcagcatcatCGTCAGCCCGCGGCAG cggGGGAACCCGGTGCTGCGGTTCGTCCGGAACGTGCCCTGGGAGTTCGGGGACATCGTCGCTGACTACGTGCTGGGCCAGAGCACCTGCGCGCTCTTCCTGAG cctGCGGTACCACCACCTCCACCCCAGTTACATCCACGACCGCCTGCGGGGCCTGGGCCGGAGCTTCGAGCTGCgtctcctgctgctccaggtGGACGTG AAGGACCCCCACCCTGCGCTGAAGGACCTGGCCAAGGTTTGCGTCCTGGCTGACTGCACCCTCCTGCTGGCCTGGAG ccccgaggAGGCCGGGCGCTACCTGGAGACCTACAAGGCCTACGAGCAGAAACCCCCCGACCTGCTGAAGGAGCGCGTGGAGCAGGACTTCCTCTCCCGG ATGACCGACTGCCTGACCAGTGTCAAATCGGTGAATAAGACGGACGCGCTCAGCCTCCTCACCGCCTTCGGG TCACTGGCGGCCATGGTGGACGCCTCCAGGGAGGATCTGTCCCTCTGCCCCGGCGTCGGGCCCCAGAAG gccaaGCGGCTCTTCGACATCCTGCACCAGCCCTTCCTCAAGGTCCCCAAATGA
- the PPP1R13L gene encoding relA-associated inhibitor isoform X1 — translation MASEQLRSAQDLLDLTFQSLAMQHMDLKQVELDTAVAKVDELSRQLESLWTDGPGPPKEPYSPTRTRSPLGRRNLAPETPEFSGTPPSSPRPPHYLPAEDRAPSPRPKVLAVPYEGGRVPSPRPHRPYEFVGLGGSPRPGEGSLFFPEQVPSPRPPAPPPYEVHGLYPSITGPAGTYRAQDDLVIKRRPQKSWNESDLDVAYEKKPLGSGGYERTSEGQPGPRVSLALAPWRESSLDGAGAQGKDGAYGGHSATLPRNYKVSPLAGERRAEGAFRRSAPSTPVPRAWHFAQQPVSRIPVPPQTGRPPRHKPLPLSMIFKLQNAFWEQGAGRGRGLPLHPPAGPRAPQKQPQLPALPQAPPALPGGEGSGRPAPPEPLVPEGEPELERLLQGGEAEGLERPLSPTRLQPLLPPEAQRVPEFEEVARVLAEMPRPLKRRGSMEQNPGPVLPPTRTRQYQQLITRLLHRPARRDEPSAPGDAGTSPDLPPPTPVAPEARPSRHSPPPQSPSSPAPAPERRSALRDPSSPRRRPGARVRLNPLVLLLDAALTGELDVVQQAVAELQDPSQPNEEGITALHNAICGANYGVVEFLIASGANVNSPDSHGWTPLHCAASCNDTGVCGALVRHGAAIFATTATDGSLAVEKCDPYREGYGDCYNYLSEVEQGMGVLNSGVVYALWDYSAALGDELSFREGEPVTILRRQPPEELDWWWGSLYGHEGYVPRNYFGLFPRVRPQRKKV, via the exons ATGGCGAGCGAGCAGCTGCGCAGTGCCCAGGACCTGCTGGACCTGACCTTCCAGT CCCTGGCCATGCAGCACATGGACCTCAAGCAGGTGGAGCTGGACACGGCGGTGGCCAAAGTGGACGAACTCTCGCGGCAGCTCGAGTCCCTCTGGACCgacggccccggcccccccaaA gAGCCGTACAGCCCCACGCGGACCCGCTCCCCCCTCGGCCGCAGGAACTTGGCACCGGAGACCCCCGAATTctcggggaccccccccagttccccccggcccccccatTATCTCCCAGCAGAGGATCGGGCCCCTTCGCCCCGCCCCAAGGTGCTGGCGGTGCCCTACGAGGGGGGACGCGTCCCCTCCCCGCGTCCCCATCGGCCCTACGAGTTCGTGGGGCTCGGGGGGTCCCCTCGGCCGGGCGAGGGGTCCCTCTTCTTCCCCGAGCAGGTGCcctcgccccggccccccgcgcccccaCCCTACGAGGTCCACGGGCTGTACCCTTCCATCACCGGCCCCGCTGGCACCTACCGGGCGCAGG ATGACCTTGTCATCAAGCGGCGGCCGCAGAAGAGCTGGAACGAGTCCGACCTGGACGTGGCCTACGAGAAGAAACCCCTGGGCTCGGGGGGCTACGAGC gcaCCAGCGAGGGGCAGCCTGGCCCGCGGGTGTCCCTGGCGCTGGCACCCTGGCGGGAGTCGAGCCTGGATGGGGCCGGGGCGCAGGGCAAG gacgGTGCTTACGGGGGACACAGCGCCACGCTGCCCCGTAACTACAAGGTGTCCCCGTTGGCGGGCGAGCGGCGAGCCGAGGGTGCCTTTCGGCgctcagcacccagcacccccgtACCCCGCGCCTGGCACTTCGCCCAACAGCCCGTCTCCCGCATCCCCGTGCCCCCCCAGACGGGGCGACCCCCCCGCCACAAACCTCTGCCTCTCTCCATGATCTTCAAACTGCAAAACGCTTTTTGGGAAcaaggggctgggaggggtCGGGGGcttcccctgcacccccccgccggcccccgcgcACCCCAAAAACAGCCTCAGCTCCCGGCGCTGCCGCAGGCCCCCCCGGCGCTGCCTGGGGGCGAAG GATCGGGCCGCCCTGCACCCCCCGAGCCCCTCGTGCCAGAGGGGGAGCCCGAGCTGGAGCGGCTGCTGCAGGGGGGAGAGGCCGAGGGGCTGGAGCGGCCGCTGAGCCCCACGCggctccagcccctcctgccccccgaGGCCCAGCGGGTCCCCGAGTTCGAGGAGGTGGCCCGGGTGCTGGCCGAGATGCCGCGACCCCTCAAGCGCCGCGGCTCCATGGAGCAGAACCCGGGGCCGGTGCTGCCGCCCACCCGCACCCGCCAGTACCAGCAGCTCATCACCCGCCTCCTCCACCGCCCGGCTCGCCGCGACGAGCCCTCGGCCCCCGGTGACGCCGGCACCTCGCCTGACCTGCCACCCCCAACTCCGGTGGCACCCGAGGCCCGGCCGTCCCGCCACAGCCCCCCGCCGCAGTCTCCCAGCAGCCCCGCACCCGCCCCG GAGCGCCGCTCGGCCCTGCGGGACCCCTCGTCACCACGCCGGCGCCCCGGGGCCCGCGTGCGCCTCAACcccctggtgctgctgctggatgcGGCCCTGACCGGGGAGCTGGATGTGGTGCAGCAGGCGGTGGCTGAG ctgcaggacccGAGCCAGCCCAACGAGGAGGGGATCACGGCGCTGCACAACGCCATCTGCGGCGCCAACTACGGCGTCGTGGAGTTCCTCATAGCCAGCGGCGCCAACGTCAACTCCCCGGACAGCCACGGCTG GACCCCGCTGCACTGCGCCGCCTCCTGCAACGACACGGGCGTGTGCGGGGCCCTGGTGCGCCACGGCGCCGCCATCTTCGCCACCACGGCCACCGACGGGAGCCTGGCTGTCGAGAAGTGTGACCCCTACCGGGAGGGCTACGGCGACTGCTACAACTACCTGAGCG AGGTGGAGCAGGGCATGGGGGTGCTGAACAGCGGGGTCGTGTACGCGCTGTGGGATTACAGCGCGGCGCTGGGGGACGAGCTGTCCTTCCGCGAGGGCGAGCCCGTCACCATCCTGCGGCGGCAGCCCCCCGAGGAGCTCGACTGGTGGTGGGGGTCCCTGTACGGCCACGAGGGCTACGTGCCCCGCAACTACTTCGGG ctcttccccaggGTGCGACCGCAGCGGAAGAAGGTCTGA